From a region of the Candidatus Rhabdochlamydia porcellionis genome:
- a CDS encoding IS630 transposase-related protein, which translates to MAYSYDLRKKALDYVEKGNTKEEASQIFGVTARSIFNWIKRKE; encoded by the coding sequence ATGGCATATTCCTATGATTTAAGAAAAAAAGCATTAGACTATGTAGAGAAAGGCAATACAAAAGAAGAAGCAAGTCAAATCTTTGGAGTGACGGCGCGCAGCATATTTAATTGGATTAAGAGAAAAGAGTAA
- the priA gene encoding replication restart helicase PriA, translating to MSDPNSGNIVSVILDQAINMTLDYKICPGLEHRIYIGSRVKVPLQKSTRLATVIEIKQTTPVKKLREIIELLDTPVLPRDLVSLAKWMAHYYCCPLRKVLQVILPPSVRKDTGTKQQLFIKPLLDKPRLKELCKSLHLTSHTQAEIISTLLQTPKGLLLSELMEKANVSRSPIDILIKKNILSCSSITIDRSKLLEWEFFRTKPKTLNPEQIKALKSIKHSLNTNQFQTHLLYGVTGSGKTEVYLQAIQHALEQGKSIIFLVPEIALTSQTIERLRSRFLQRLAILHYRLSIGEKRDAWHNIANHITPIVIGARSAIFSPACHLGLIIVDEEHESSYKQTEESPRYHARDIAVMRAKLSQATVILGSATPSLESYQNTFLDKYHLNTLSKRADKAHLPQIQIVDMRPQYQKAKGFTLFSEILIEKIKQKVALGEQILLFLNRRGYHTSQLCLNCSHIVSCPHCDISLTFYFKENQLSCHLCGFSLFPPPKSCPKCHAEGQLKFKGVGTELVERSLKALLPEMRTLRIDKDTTRHKGSHELLLKQFRTGKADVLIGTQMIAKGLHFPLVTLVGVLMADSNLQIPDFRASETTFQLLTQVAGRSGRGSLLGEVLIQTLLPEHTILSLAQQQNFEGFFAQEIQTRRLFCYPPFTRLIKLIFSGKIESQVVEYAEKIQKDLTRKLLNNCEILPLIPCGHAKIKDLFRYQFLIKAKKLIPILPQLHQIPQHKEIKLSIDVDPLSTFF from the coding sequence ATGTCAGATCCTAACTCCGGTAATATCGTCTCTGTAATTTTAGATCAAGCCATTAATATGACCCTTGATTATAAGATCTGTCCGGGCCTTGAACATCGCATTTATATTGGTTCTCGTGTAAAAGTTCCTCTGCAAAAATCTACCAGATTAGCTACTGTTATCGAGATTAAACAAACCACTCCAGTAAAAAAGCTACGTGAAATTATAGAACTTTTGGATACGCCTGTTTTACCCAGAGATCTAGTCTCTCTTGCTAAGTGGATGGCGCATTATTATTGCTGTCCTTTGCGCAAAGTGTTACAAGTTATCCTACCTCCTAGCGTGCGTAAAGATACAGGGACTAAACAACAGTTATTTATAAAACCTCTTCTTGATAAACCAAGATTAAAAGAGTTATGCAAAAGCTTGCATTTAACCTCTCATACACAAGCTGAGATAATATCGACTCTTCTACAAACTCCTAAAGGATTGTTGCTTAGTGAGTTGATGGAAAAAGCAAATGTCTCTCGTAGCCCTATTGATATACTGATTAAAAAAAATATATTAAGTTGTTCCTCGATTACTATTGATCGATCTAAATTGCTGGAGTGGGAGTTCTTTAGAACCAAACCAAAAACGTTAAACCCTGAACAGATAAAAGCGCTTAAATCTATAAAACACAGCTTAAATACAAACCAATTTCAGACACATCTACTATATGGAGTGACGGGAAGTGGAAAAACAGAAGTCTATCTACAAGCTATTCAACATGCACTAGAACAAGGAAAAAGCATCATCTTTCTTGTTCCAGAAATTGCTTTAACCTCTCAAACCATTGAAAGATTAAGAAGTAGATTTTTGCAAAGATTAGCCATTTTGCACTATCGACTCTCTATTGGGGAAAAAAGAGACGCTTGGCATAACATTGCAAATCATATCACTCCTATTGTAATTGGAGCTAGATCTGCCATATTTAGCCCTGCTTGCCACTTAGGTCTAATCATTGTTGATGAAGAACATGAGAGCTCTTACAAACAAACAGAAGAATCTCCTAGATACCACGCACGTGATATAGCTGTTATGCGTGCTAAGCTAAGCCAAGCAACAGTAATCCTAGGCAGCGCAACACCTAGCTTAGAAAGCTATCAAAATACCTTTTTAGATAAATACCATTTAAATACGCTGTCTAAACGAGCAGATAAAGCTCATTTGCCACAAATACAAATCGTCGATATGCGTCCTCAATATCAAAAAGCTAAGGGATTCACCCTATTTTCTGAAATATTGATTGAAAAAATCAAACAGAAGGTAGCACTTGGCGAGCAGATTCTACTCTTTCTAAACCGAAGGGGGTATCACACTTCACAACTATGCCTAAACTGCTCACACATTGTAAGTTGCCCTCATTGCGATATTTCGTTGACCTTTTATTTCAAAGAAAACCAACTTAGCTGTCATCTGTGCGGCTTCTCTCTTTTCCCTCCCCCTAAGTCTTGTCCCAAATGCCATGCGGAAGGACAACTAAAATTTAAAGGAGTCGGTACAGAACTAGTAGAGCGTTCTTTAAAAGCTCTTCTACCAGAAATGCGTACACTGCGCATAGACAAGGATACAACTCGTCATAAAGGAAGTCACGAACTTTTATTAAAACAGTTTCGCACAGGCAAAGCTGATGTGCTAATTGGAACACAGATGATCGCAAAAGGCCTACATTTTCCTTTAGTGACATTAGTAGGTGTTCTCATGGCCGATAGCAACTTACAAATTCCTGATTTCCGAGCCAGTGAAACCACCTTCCAATTGCTCACGCAAGTAGCGGGAAGATCTGGAAGAGGATCTCTATTAGGAGAAGTGCTCATCCAAACCCTTCTTCCAGAGCACACGATTCTCTCCTTAGCACAACAACAAAACTTTGAAGGTTTTTTTGCTCAAGAAATACAAACACGTAGACTATTTTGCTATCCTCCTTTTACCAGACTTATAAAACTAATTTTTAGCGGAAAAATAGAGTCTCAAGTTGTAGAATATGCAGAAAAAATCCAAAAAGATCTAACGAGAAAACTGCTAAATAACTGTGAAATCCTACCGCTTATCCCATGCGGTCATGCTAAAATTAAAGATCTATTCCGTTACCAGTTTTTAATTAAAGCGAAAAAATTGATCCCTATACTCCCTCAACTACATCAGATACCACAACACAAAGAGATCAAACTCTCTATTGACGTGGATCCTCTATCTACCTTTTTTTAG
- the ftsY gene encoding signal recognition particle-docking protein FtsY produces the protein MFGFLKESFQKIKQAMSKTRSALSHRIRSLFGKPWNEETFETLEQILFEADLGSECASLLVEKARSTLRLQPKAEINDILKIFYEYTLSILQEPPLISFKHSEEKTPHVILIVGVNGSGKTTSLAKIAYQFKKQGKKVLIGAADTFRAAAVEQLELWAHQIGVDIVKGKTGADPSAVVFDTLTAAKARSIDIVLIDTAGRLQNKTALMQELEKMKRVMQKPILSAPHETLLVLDATTGQNAIDQAEAFHKFTPLTGIIMTKLDGSAKGGIVLSIYKKLHVPIQWIGTGEKIEDLEEFDPIAYASSLFETT, from the coding sequence ATGTTTGGTTTTCTTAAAGAAAGTTTTCAAAAAATTAAACAGGCCATGTCTAAAACAAGGTCCGCTCTTTCCCATAGAATCCGTTCTTTATTTGGTAAACCGTGGAATGAAGAAACCTTTGAAACGCTAGAGCAAATTCTTTTTGAAGCAGATCTAGGATCAGAATGCGCTTCTTTGCTCGTTGAAAAAGCACGCAGTACTCTACGTCTGCAACCCAAAGCAGAAATCAACGATATTTTAAAGATATTTTATGAATACACGTTATCTATACTTCAAGAACCTCCTCTTATTTCTTTTAAGCATTCGGAAGAGAAAACACCTCATGTGATTTTGATCGTAGGGGTTAATGGCAGTGGAAAAACCACCTCCCTTGCAAAAATCGCCTATCAATTTAAAAAACAAGGTAAAAAAGTATTAATTGGAGCAGCGGACACTTTTCGTGCTGCTGCAGTCGAACAATTAGAGCTTTGGGCTCATCAAATCGGCGTAGATATTGTCAAAGGAAAAACTGGAGCTGATCCTTCAGCTGTTGTTTTTGATACATTAACAGCTGCTAAAGCGCGCAGTATAGACATAGTGTTAATCGACACAGCAGGTCGCCTGCAAAATAAAACAGCTCTTATGCAAGAACTAGAAAAGATGAAACGCGTCATGCAAAAGCCCATCCTTTCAGCTCCTCATGAAACCTTGCTTGTCTTAGATGCAACTACAGGACAAAATGCTATTGATCAAGCAGAGGCTTTCCACAAGTTCACTCCCTTGACAGGGATAATTATGACCAAACTCGATGGTTCTGCCAAAGGGGGTATAGTTCTCTCTATCTACAAAAAACTCCACGTTCCCATTCAATGGATTGGCACAGGTGAAAAAATCGAAGATTTAGAAGAATTTGATCCTATAGCTTATGCTTCTTCTCTCTTTGAAACTACTTAA
- the sucC gene encoding ADP-forming succinate--CoA ligase subunit beta, whose amino-acid sequence MNTHEYQAKEILTSYKIPIPRFKVASSSEGVEAILRDLSLEDAVIKIQVHAGGRGKAGGVKIAHGLQEILKTARKLIGMKMINNQTGPQGVIAHQVLISELVAIKKEYYLSVIIDRERKRVVLIASAEGGVEIEEIALKSPEKILTIPIGLSGVLHPFQKIQLIKFMQWKAEMAKEGAQIAQSLVQAFMDTDASLLEINPLVADQNNQLWALDAKLVVDDNALFRQQKIAGFYDPSQSIPNEVKAKEHDLAYIALEGNIGCMVNGAGLAMATMDIIQYYGGKPANFLDVGGGASKEKVAEGFKIILSDPNVKAILVNIFGGIMNCATLAEGIIAAVKEIKIHVPLVVRMEGTNVEEGRQLLEHSRLAIITVDGLANAAKKVVEMLKGKE is encoded by the coding sequence ATGAATACACACGAATATCAAGCAAAAGAGATACTTACATCCTACAAGATACCCATTCCGAGATTTAAAGTAGCAAGCTCTAGTGAAGGTGTGGAAGCCATCTTAAGAGATCTTTCTCTAGAGGATGCCGTGATAAAAATTCAAGTTCATGCCGGAGGAAGAGGTAAAGCTGGAGGCGTAAAAATTGCACATGGTTTACAAGAAATCCTTAAAACCGCACGGAAATTGATTGGAATGAAAATGATCAATAACCAAACAGGGCCGCAAGGAGTGATTGCACATCAAGTTTTAATTTCTGAGCTAGTTGCGATTAAAAAAGAATACTATTTAAGTGTTATTATCGATCGAGAGAGGAAGAGAGTTGTTTTAATTGCTTCTGCTGAAGGAGGGGTAGAAATTGAAGAGATTGCATTGAAGAGTCCTGAAAAAATTTTAACTATTCCTATTGGTTTAAGTGGTGTTCTACATCCTTTTCAAAAAATCCAATTGATAAAATTTATGCAATGGAAAGCAGAAATGGCTAAGGAAGGTGCTCAAATAGCACAAAGTTTAGTGCAAGCTTTTATGGATACGGATGCATCTTTGCTAGAGATTAATCCTTTGGTTGCCGATCAAAATAATCAACTGTGGGCTTTAGATGCTAAGCTTGTAGTTGATGACAATGCGCTTTTTAGACAGCAGAAGATCGCTGGTTTTTACGATCCTTCGCAATCAATACCAAATGAAGTGAAGGCCAAAGAACATGATTTAGCCTACATTGCTTTAGAAGGCAATATTGGTTGCATGGTCAATGGAGCAGGACTTGCTATGGCTACAATGGATATCATTCAATATTATGGAGGTAAGCCCGCTAATTTTCTAGATGTAGGAGGAGGTGCTTCTAAAGAAAAAGTAGCTGAGGGGTTTAAGATCATTTTAAGCGATCCTAATGTAAAAGCTATATTAGTAAATATTTTTGGTGGGATTATGAATTGTGCCACTTTAGCAGAGGGAATTATAGCAGCAGTTAAAGAAATAAAGATCCATGTTCCTTTAGTTGTGAGAATGGAAGGAACTAATGTAGAAGAAGGAAGGCAGCTTTTAGAACATTCTCGTTTAGCAATCATTACAGTAGATGGTTTGGCTAATGCGGCAAAAAAGGTAGTTGAAATGCTCAAAGGTAAGGAATAA
- the sucD gene encoding succinate--CoA ligase subunit alpha — MAILIHKNTRVITQGISGRSGRFHTEQCLLYGSRFVGGVTPGRGGETILDLPVFDTVREAKKKTECDATIIFVPAPYAADAILEAEDAGIALIVCITEGIPVKDMLEVSRVMQLSKFSRLIGPNCPGIITPGECKMGIMPGYIHKKGKIGIVSRSGTLTYEAVWQTTQLGLGQTTCVGIGGDPLNGTNFIDVIKLFQEDPKTKGILLIGEIGGSAEEEAAEWIKEHCSKPVAAFIAGTTAPKDKRMGHAGAIISGGKGGAHDKISALKNAGVFIAKSPAEMGQAMAEVLDRF; from the coding sequence ATGGCTATTTTAATTCATAAAAATACACGTGTCATTACTCAAGGGATTTCCGGCAGATCTGGGCGTTTTCATACAGAGCAATGTCTGTTATATGGATCACGATTTGTAGGAGGAGTCACTCCTGGTAGAGGAGGAGAGACCATTCTAGATTTACCGGTCTTTGATACTGTTAGAGAAGCTAAAAAAAAAACAGAGTGTGATGCAACGATCATTTTTGTACCAGCTCCCTATGCAGCAGATGCTATTTTAGAAGCAGAAGACGCTGGAATTGCACTGATTGTTTGTATTACAGAGGGGATCCCTGTTAAAGATATGCTAGAAGTTTCCAGAGTGATGCAACTGAGCAAGTTTAGCCGTCTCATTGGACCAAATTGCCCCGGTATTATTACACCAGGAGAGTGTAAAATGGGGATTATGCCAGGATATATTCATAAAAAAGGGAAAATTGGCATCGTTTCTAGATCAGGAACCCTTACCTATGAAGCGGTTTGGCAAACAACTCAGCTAGGTCTTGGGCAAACAACTTGTGTAGGAATTGGAGGGGATCCCTTAAATGGAACAAATTTTATTGATGTGATAAAACTTTTTCAAGAAGATCCTAAAACAAAAGGGATTCTTTTAATAGGAGAGATTGGAGGCTCTGCTGAAGAAGAAGCTGCAGAGTGGATTAAAGAGCATTGCTCTAAGCCTGTAGCAGCTTTCATTGCAGGGACCACTGCACCAAAAGATAAACGTATGGGTCATGCAGGTGCGATTATTTCTGGAGGAAAAGGAGGCGCTCACGATAAGATAAGTGCATTGAAAAACGCAGGGGTGTTTATAGCAAAATCTCCTGCAGAGATGGGACAAGCTATGGCTGAAGTATTAGATAGGTTTTAA